A DNA window from Nycticebus coucang isolate mNycCou1 chromosome 1, mNycCou1.pri, whole genome shotgun sequence contains the following coding sequences:
- the LOC128590611 gene encoding LOW QUALITY PROTEIN: uncharacterized protein LOC128590611 (The sequence of the model RefSeq protein was modified relative to this genomic sequence to represent the inferred CDS: substituted 2 bases at 2 genomic stop codons), translated as MRQTVTTPLSLTLDHWTEVKRRGRDLSVEVKKGPWQTFCSSEWPTFNVGWPSGGTFDLSLIFAIKEIVFQRGPGAHPDQQPYIIVWQDLVQNPPPCVRPWTATSRPPSNPQVLAVQSSGSRKGGDSSDPPKKIYPEIQTDHLLLDPPPSPPPYPPALAPVGGQGGPASPDPAIAPSAPPGEPSLGPAQGTRSHRRGGMSPDTTVALPLRAYGPPPVATNEGPPPLQPLQYWPFSSADLYNWKTNHPPFSEDPQRLTGLVESLMFSHQPTWDDCQQLIQTLFTTEERERILLEARKNVLGADGRPTQLPNIIEAAFPLSRPDWDFNTAEGREXLTVYHQALVAGLRGAARCPTNLAKVREVIQGATEPPSVFLERLMEAFRCYTPFDPASEGQRASMAMTFIGQSAVDIKRKLQRIEGLQDYTLQDLVKEAEKVYHKRETEEEKEQRKEKEREERENKRDRRQEKNLTRILATVVGDKSQEQTQGRTKKSGSLGNRIPLDKDQCAYCKEKGHWARECPKKRKKVLALQKEEDXRGWGSEPFPEPRVILKVEEKPVEFLVDTGAQHSVLLEPSGPVSKKKSWVVGATGHQQYSWTTRRSVDLGVGRVTHSFLIIPECPTPLLGRDLLTKMEAQITFTPDGPEVTQNKRVTALTMRLEDEHRLFEKQREKGTSLIHDWLQKYPGLIIILGFPVLRGGDREKR; from the coding sequence atgagacagactgtgacaacccctctgagtttgactctagatcattggactgaagtgaagagaagaggtcgtgacctgtcagtagaggttaaaaaaggcccatggcagactttctgctcctcggagtggcccacttttaacgtcggctggccctcaggaggaacctttgacttatctcttatttttgctatcaaagagattgtttttcagagaggaccaggagcccatccggatcaacaaccttacatcatagtctggcaggacctggtgcagaatccgcccccctgcgttcggccgtggactgccacatccaggcccccgtctaatcctcaggtgcttGCTGTCCAATCTTctggttccagaaaagggggcgacagctcggaccctcctaagaagatctacccggaaattcagactgatcatcttctcctcgaccctccgccctctcctcccccataccctcccgccttggctcctgtcggggggcagggaggaccagcatcgccagatccggcgattgccccctctgcacccccgggggaaccttcactggggcccgcacaaggtaccaggagtcaccgccggggaggaatgtctcctgacactactgttgccctgcccctgagggcatatgGCCCCCCACCGGTGGCAACaaatgagggaccacctcctctccagcccctccagtactggccattttcttccgcagacctgtataactggaaaactaatcacccccctttttcagaagacccccaacgcctgactgggctggtagagtccctgatgttctctcatcagcccacatgggatgactgccagcagctcatacagactctcttcactactgaagagagggagaggattttactagaagctaggaagaatgtactcggggcggacgggcgtcctacccagctccccaacatcatcgaggctgcctttcccctctccagacctgactgggacttcaacacggcagaaggtagggagtgACTGACAGTCTATcaccaggctctagtggctggcctccgtggggcggcaagatgccccactaatttggctaaggtaagagaagtaatacagggggccacagaacccccctcagtgtttcttgagcgcctaatggaagcttttaggtgctacaccccatttgaccctgcctctgaaggacagagggcttccatggctatgactttcatagggcagtcagctgtagacattaaaagaaagctgcagagaattgaaggattgcaggactataccttgcaggatttagttaaggaagctgagaaagtataccataaaagagaaactgaggaagaaaaagagcagagaaaggagaaagagagagaggaaagggaaaataagagagaccgaagacaggagaaaaacttaacacggattttggccacAGTAGTAGGGGataagagccaggaacagacccaaggtagaactaagaagtcaggtagcctgggcaaccgcatcccgttagataaggatcaatgtgcctactgtaaggagaaggggcactgggccagggaatgtcctaaaaaaaggaagaaagtactggccttacagaaagaagaagattagcggggatgGGGCTCGGAACCcttccccgagcctagggtaatacttaaggtggaggagaagccagttgagttcctagtagacactggagctcaacactcagtcctactcgaaccatcaggacccgtctccaagaaaaaatcctgggttgtaggggccacagggcatcagcagtactcatggactacccgaagatcagtagatctgggagtgggacgggtaacccactcattcttaattatccctgagtgccctacgcccctccttgggagagatttactcaccaaaatggaagcccagatcactttcactcctgatggcccagaggtaacccagaataagagagtaacagccctgaccatgcgtttggaggatgaacatagactctttgaaaagcaacgggagaaagggactagtctcatacatgactggctacAAAAATATCctggg